The following proteins are encoded in a genomic region of Enterocloster clostridioformis:
- a CDS encoding ATP-dependent helicase, with the protein MSIYDALNPMQKEAVLHTEGPLLILAGAGSGKTRVLTHRVAYLIDEKQVNPWNILAITFTNKAAGEMRERVDQLVGFGAESIWVSTFHSTCVRILRRHIEYLGYTTNFSIYDSDDQKTLMKQVFKVMDVDTKQFKERSVLGTISSAKDKLIGPEEFLLNAGQDFRQRRIGEIYKEYQKRLRKNNALDFDDLIVKTVELFQNNSEILNYYQERFKYIMVDEYQDTNLAQFKLISLLASKYRNLCVVGDDDQSIYRFRGADIGNILSFEETFPGAKVIKLEQNYRSTQNILNAANGVIRHNRGRKDKTLWTANGEGDLIRFKQFDTAREEADFVAREIRDSGYAYQDQAVLYRTNAQSRLLEERCIFYNVPYRLVGGVNFYQRKEIKDILAYLKTIANGVDDLSVLRIINVPKRGIGATTMGKVTIFASEHGMSLYDALREARQIPGIGKVAEKIGTFIGQMESFRARAQSEDYTIQDLIEGIMDETGYQQELEAEGEVESQTRLENIEELVNKAVSYEEDSEHPTLDEFLEQVALVADIDNMDESENRVTLMTLHSAKGLEFPKVYLVGLEDGLFPSMMSINSDDKTDMEEERRLCYVGMTRAKNELVITSARQRMVNGETRYCKPSRFLEEVPGELLEEERLEPVLGSFGSRNNGDGAGGFGRSGISGEAGLPWNQPAPGNTRTSTFGKGYNAYASGASQPLSGRGAGSPAGNPGFGKAFTVQKAASLDYGEGDRVRHIKFGEGTVKSIRDGGKDYEVTVVFDGAGQKKMFASFAKLKKV; encoded by the coding sequence ATGAGTATTTACGATGCATTGAATCCCATGCAGAAGGAGGCGGTCCTTCATACGGAAGGGCCTCTCCTTATTTTAGCAGGAGCCGGTTCCGGAAAAACCAGGGTGCTGACCCACAGAGTGGCATATCTGATTGATGAGAAGCAGGTGAACCCGTGGAATATCCTGGCCATCACCTTTACCAATAAGGCGGCCGGAGAGATGAGGGAAAGGGTGGACCAGCTGGTAGGATTTGGGGCTGAGAGCATTTGGGTCAGCACCTTCCACTCCACCTGTGTGCGCATCCTGCGCAGGCATATAGAGTATCTGGGCTACACCACGAATTTTTCCATCTATGACAGCGACGACCAGAAGACCCTGATGAAGCAGGTGTTCAAGGTCATGGATGTGGATACCAAGCAGTTCAAGGAGCGTTCCGTGTTAGGCACCATATCCTCCGCAAAGGACAAGCTCATCGGCCCTGAGGAGTTCCTGTTAAATGCAGGGCAGGACTTCAGGCAGCGCAGGATTGGGGAGATATATAAGGAGTACCAGAAGCGTCTCAGGAAGAACAATGCCCTGGACTTCGACGACCTCATAGTAAAGACAGTGGAGCTGTTCCAGAACAACAGCGAGATCCTGAATTACTATCAGGAGCGGTTTAAGTATATCATGGTGGACGAATATCAGGACACCAACCTGGCCCAGTTTAAGCTGATCAGCCTGCTGGCTTCCAAGTACAGGAACCTGTGTGTGGTGGGGGATGACGACCAGTCCATTTACCGGTTCAGAGGGGCGGATATAGGGAATATTCTGAGCTTCGAGGAGACATTTCCCGGGGCAAAGGTCATTAAGCTGGAGCAGAATTACCGCTCCACCCAGAATATACTGAATGCGGCCAACGGCGTCATACGCCACAACCGGGGACGTAAGGACAAAACCCTGTGGACCGCCAATGGCGAGGGGGATTTGATTCGTTTTAAACAATTTGACACGGCCAGAGAGGAAGCGGACTTTGTGGCCAGGGAGATAAGGGACAGCGGCTATGCTTATCAGGACCAGGCTGTGCTTTACCGCACCAATGCCCAGTCCCGCCTTCTGGAGGAGAGGTGTATCTTTTACAACGTACCCTATCGCCTGGTGGGAGGCGTGAATTTCTATCAGAGAAAGGAAATCAAGGATATCCTGGCCTATTTAAAGACTATAGCCAACGGAGTGGATGATTTGTCTGTGCTGCGCATTATCAATGTGCCCAAGCGGGGAATCGGAGCCACCACCATGGGGAAGGTAACCATCTTTGCCTCTGAACATGGCATGAGCCTGTACGACGCCCTCAGGGAGGCCCGCCAGATTCCGGGCATAGGCAAGGTTGCTGAGAAGATCGGAACCTTCATAGGGCAGATGGAGAGCTTCCGAGCCAGGGCACAGTCAGAGGATTACACCATCCAGGATTTGATAGAGGGTATTATGGACGAAACAGGCTACCAGCAGGAGCTGGAGGCAGAGGGAGAGGTGGAGTCCCAGACCAGGCTGGAGAACATAGAGGAGCTGGTCAACAAGGCCGTGAGCTACGAGGAGGACAGCGAGCATCCCACACTGGATGAATTCCTGGAGCAGGTGGCCCTGGTGGCTGATATAGACAATATGGATGAATCTGAAAACCGGGTCACCCTCATGACCCTGCACAGCGCCAAGGGACTGGAGTTCCCAAAGGTGTATCTGGTAGGTCTGGAGGACGGACTGTTCCCCAGCATGATGTCCATAAATTCCGATGACAAGACAGACATGGAGGAGGAGCGTCGTCTCTGCTATGTGGGAATGACAAGGGCCAAGAATGAGCTGGTGATTACCAGCGCCAGACAGCGGATGGTCAACGGAGAGACCAGATACTGCAAGCCCAGCCGTTTCCTGGAGGAAGTGCCGGGTGAGTTGCTGGAGGAGGAGCGTCTGGAACCGGTGCTGGGAAGCTTTGGCAGCCGGAACAATGGGGATGGTGCAGGTGGATTTGGCAGGTCAGGTATTTCCGGCGAAGCAGGTCTGCCGTGGAACCAGCCGGCCCCAGGGAATACGCGTACAAGCACCTTTGGAAAAGGTTATAACGCATATGCATCCGGTGCATCCCAGCCTCTGTCAGGCCGGGGCGCCGGCAGCCCAGCGGGTAATCCGGGATTTGGCAAAGCATTTACGGTACAGAAGGCAGCATCCCTGGATTACGGCGAGGGAGACCGGGTCAGGCACATCAAATTCGGAGAGGGAACCGTGAAGTCCATCAGGGACGGAGGGAAGGACTACGAAGTCACCGTGGTGTTCGACGGTGCGGGCCAGAAGAAGATGTTTGCATCCTTTGCAAAGCTAAAAAAGGTCTGA
- a CDS encoding DUF1836 domain-containing protein has translation MKTNEERLQDLFSYLENLSHVKADEIPDIDLYMDQVTTFMDSHLKDMRRHPGDKVLTKTMINNYAKNNLLPPPVKKKYSKDHMLMLVFIYYFKNLLSFSDIEELFRPITSKHFSGQTSRLSLEDIYNEVFTLEKGEMNNLKSDVAAKFARAQDTFSDAPVDDEDREYLKLFAFICELSFDVYLKTQMIEMIADQLREDAPAPRKK, from the coding sequence ATGAAGACAAATGAAGAACGTCTGCAGGACCTGTTTTCCTATCTGGAGAACCTGTCCCATGTCAAGGCGGACGAGATTCCTGATATTGATTTGTACATGGACCAGGTTACCACCTTCATGGACAGCCATTTAAAAGATATGAGACGCCATCCGGGTGATAAAGTCCTGACCAAAACCATGATTAACAACTACGCCAAGAACAACCTCCTTCCTCCTCCGGTGAAGAAGAAGTATTCCAAAGACCACATGCTGATGCTTGTGTTCATATATTACTTCAAAAACCTGCTGTCCTTCAGTGATATTGAAGAACTGTTCCGTCCTATTACGTCGAAGCATTTCTCAGGGCAGACATCCCGGCTGTCCCTGGAAGATATCTATAACGAAGTATTTACTTTGGAAAAGGGCGAGATGAACAATCTGAAGTCTGATGTGGCGGCCAAGTTTGCCCGGGCCCAGGATACATTTTCAGATGCTCCTGTGGATGATGAGGACAGGGAGTACCTGAAGCTGTTTGCCTTTATCTGCGAGCTGTCCTTTGACGTGTATCTGAAGACACAGATGATTGAAATGATTGCGGACCAGCTCAGGGAGGATGCGCCCGCTCCCCGCAAGAAGTAG
- the ltrA gene encoding group II intron reverse transcriptase/maturase has protein sequence MDTSSLMEQILSRDNLNAAYLQVVRNKGAAGVDGMTVEELGAYLSENGENIKEQLRTRKYKPKPVRRVEIPKPDGGTRNLGVPTAVDRFVQQAVAQVLTPIFEEQFHDHSYGFRPKRCAQQAVLKALEMMNDGHNWIVDIDLAKFFDTVDHDKLMTIFGRTIKDGDVISVVRKILVSGVMIDDEYEDTVVGTPQGGNISPLLANIMLNELDKELEARRLDFVRYADDLIIMVGSRQAAERVMKSVARFIEEKLGLKVNAEKSRVDKPKGIKYLGFGFYYDSFAKGYKARPHPKAAAKFKAQMKKYTSRSWGVGNGYKIGKLNRLIRGWINYFKIGSMKRLCAKMDGQIRYRLRMCIWKHWKTPKNREKNLIKLGLPPNAAHGISYAKGYARVCRSWNLHICISKERLAKFGLVSMEDYYAEKAVTC, from the coding sequence ATGGACACAAGCAGTCTCATGGAGCAGATATTAAGCAGGGATAATCTAAATGCGGCGTATCTGCAAGTCGTAAGGAATAAAGGAGCGGCAGGCGTGGACGGGATGACCGTTGAAGAACTTGGCGCATATCTTTCGGAAAACGGCGAAAACATTAAGGAACAGTTGCGGACGAGGAAGTATAAGCCGAAGCCAGTCCGCAGGGTGGAGATACCCAAACCCGATGGTGGTACAAGAAATCTTGGAGTGCCAACAGCAGTAGACCGCTTTGTACAGCAGGCGGTGGCACAGGTGCTTACCCCGATATTTGAGGAGCAGTTTCACGACCACAGCTATGGATTCAGACCCAAGCGGTGTGCACAGCAGGCAGTCCTTAAAGCATTGGAAATGATGAATGACGGACACAACTGGATAGTGGATATCGACCTAGCGAAATTCTTTGACACAGTAGACCATGACAAGCTGATGACGATTTTCGGACGGACAATAAAGGACGGAGATGTCATATCGGTGGTAAGAAAGATTCTGGTCAGCGGCGTAATGATTGATGATGAGTATGAAGATACGGTAGTCGGCACACCGCAGGGTGGAAATATCTCGCCGCTGTTAGCAAATATCATGTTAAATGAGCTGGACAAAGAACTGGAAGCAAGGAGGCTGGATTTCGTCCGGTATGCAGATGACCTTATTATAATGGTCGGGAGCAGACAGGCGGCAGAGCGGGTAATGAAGAGCGTGGCTCGGTTTATAGAGGAAAAGCTTGGACTGAAAGTGAACGCGGAAAAGAGCAGGGTTGATAAACCAAAGGGCATTAAGTATCTGGGGTTTGGATTTTACTATGACTCATTTGCCAAAGGGTACAAAGCCAGACCACACCCGAAAGCGGCAGCAAAGTTCAAGGCGCAGATGAAGAAATATACAAGCAGGAGCTGGGGAGTGGGCAATGGTTATAAAATTGGGAAACTCAACCGGCTTATCCGAGGGTGGATAAATTATTTCAAAATCGGAAGCATGAAAAGGCTGTGCGCAAAAATGGACGGACAGATTCGGTATCGACTGCGCATGTGCATATGGAAACACTGGAAAACGCCAAAGAACAGGGAAAAGAATCTTATCAAACTTGGTCTGCCGCCAAATGCGGCACATGGCATTTCATATGCCAAAGGATATGCCAGAGTGTGCAGAAGCTGGAATCTCCACATTTGTATCAGTAAAGAGAGACTAGCTAAGTTTGGTCTTGTATCCATGGAAGACTACTACGCCGAAAAGGCTGTTACATGTTAA
- a CDS encoding YerC/YecD family TrpR-related protein, with the protein MNKKIKTEAVDHLFDAILTLKTPDECYKFFEDVCTINELLSLSQRYEVAKMLREGKTYLEIAEKTGASTATISRVNRSLNYGSDGYDMVFARLTRGTQAEKGDIES; encoded by the coding sequence ATGAACAAGAAAATTAAAACAGAAGCAGTGGACCATCTATTTGATGCCATACTGACCTTAAAGACTCCGGATGAATGCTATAAGTTTTTCGAGGACGTATGCACCATCAATGAACTGCTGTCCCTGTCCCAGCGCTATGAAGTGGCCAAAATGCTGCGGGAAGGCAAGACCTACCTGGAGATTGCGGAGAAGACCGGCGCATCTACAGCTACCATCAGCCGGGTTAACCGTTCGCTGAATTATGGAAGCGACGGATACGACATGGTATTTGCCAGGCTCACAAGGGGAACGCAGGCAGAAAAAGGGGATATCGAAAGCTGA
- a CDS encoding Cof-type HAD-IIB family hydrolase codes for MDYKIIVLDLDGTLTNRDKIITPRTKEALMKAQEAGNVVVLASGRPTAGVEPLARELELSRFGSYILSYNGGMITNCKTGETVFSSLLPRESNQKIIGLAEEHRVDILTYEGGEIITNNEECPYAIAESNINHLPLRQVEDMKSYVDFRVPKFLMLDDGDYLVTVEPKVKAAMGRDFSVYRSEPYFLEIMPKGIDKAQSLARLLEVLGLEREQMIACGDGYNDMTMIKYAGLGVAMENAVLPVRQAADYITASNNHDGVGLVVEKFMLS; via the coding sequence ATGGACTACAAGATAATCGTACTGGATTTGGACGGTACACTGACCAACCGTGATAAAATCATTACGCCCAGAACAAAAGAGGCCCTGATGAAGGCCCAGGAAGCAGGAAACGTGGTGGTGCTGGCATCCGGCCGTCCCACGGCAGGCGTGGAGCCGCTGGCAAGGGAGCTGGAGCTGTCGCGTTTCGGCAGCTATATCCTGTCCTACAACGGAGGGATGATAACCAACTGTAAGACAGGTGAAACCGTGTTTTCTTCATTGCTGCCCAGGGAGTCCAACCAGAAGATAATCGGGCTGGCAGAGGAGCACAGGGTAGATATCCTTACATATGAAGGCGGGGAAATTATCACCAACAATGAGGAATGTCCCTACGCCATTGCCGAGTCCAATATCAACCACCTGCCTTTGCGACAGGTGGAGGATATGAAGTCCTATGTGGATTTCAGGGTGCCCAAGTTCCTGATGCTGGATGACGGCGATTACCTGGTGACCGTGGAGCCCAAGGTAAAAGCCGCTATGGGGCGTGATTTCAGCGTGTACCGTTCCGAGCCGTATTTCCTGGAAATCATGCCAAAGGGAATCGACAAGGCCCAGTCTCTGGCCCGTTTGCTGGAGGTGCTGGGGCTTGAACGGGAGCAGATGATAGCCTGCGGCGACGGTTACAATGACATGACCATGATTAAGTATGCCGGCCTGGGCGTGGCCATGGAAAATGCCGTTCTCCCGGTGAGACAGGCCGCTGATTACATCACTGCATCCAACAACCACGACGGCGTAGGGCTGGTGGTTGAGAAATTCATGCTGTCCTAA
- a CDS encoding amidohydrolase translates to MDKEEVKQRCLNVIEEHQDEIIALGKEAYKTPELGYKEFRTGKLMEEAFRKLGLEPETGVSYTGCRVSSGPKGNGPRVAVMGELDCIMCDAHPDAAEGGLVHACGHNVQLANLYGAAVGILTSGVMEHLGGAADFIAIPAEECVDYEYRNRLMSQGTIHYLGGKQELMYRGGLDDTDMVLQCHMMEMEPGKCCILDTKGNGFISKTVHFLGRAAHAGFAPEQGINALNMAELAMNNIHALRETFRDEDKVRVSIVIKEGGGLVNVVPERVTMEIMVRAFTIDAMEDASHKVNRSMKAAAMALGGKVEIHDCIGYLPLNTDRRIARLYRDNMIAYEHAGEDAFVEDWETAGSTDLGDISQIMPCMHIWAGGIKGGLHTEKYRMDDPYTAYIVPAKMMALTIIDLLWDGGARGKEIMGNFRPALTKEEYLNLLKDHQVVDLYDASDL, encoded by the coding sequence ATGGACAAAGAAGAAGTGAAACAGAGATGCCTCAATGTGATTGAGGAACACCAGGATGAAATCATTGCCCTGGGAAAGGAAGCTTATAAAACGCCGGAGCTGGGATATAAGGAGTTCAGGACAGGAAAACTTATGGAGGAAGCCTTTCGCAAGCTTGGGCTGGAGCCGGAGACCGGCGTATCCTATACCGGCTGCCGTGTATCCTCCGGTCCCAAGGGAAACGGTCCCAGGGTGGCGGTGATGGGCGAGCTGGACTGCATCATGTGCGACGCCCATCCGGATGCGGCCGAGGGAGGGCTGGTTCATGCCTGCGGGCATAATGTACAGCTGGCAAACCTGTACGGGGCAGCCGTGGGAATTCTTACGTCAGGCGTTATGGAGCACCTGGGCGGCGCCGCTGACTTCATAGCCATACCCGCGGAGGAATGTGTGGACTATGAGTACAGGAACCGCCTTATGAGTCAGGGAACCATCCACTATCTGGGAGGAAAACAGGAGCTTATGTACCGTGGGGGCCTGGACGATACGGATATGGTTCTTCAGTGCCATATGATGGAGATGGAGCCGGGAAAATGCTGCATCCTGGACACCAAAGGCAATGGATTCATCAGCAAGACCGTGCATTTTCTGGGAAGGGCAGCCCATGCCGGGTTTGCCCCGGAGCAGGGAATCAACGCCCTGAACATGGCGGAGCTGGCCATGAACAATATTCACGCGCTGAGGGAAACCTTCAGGGATGAGGATAAGGTGCGGGTAAGCATTGTAATCAAGGAGGGCGGTGGCCTGGTAAATGTGGTGCCGGAGCGTGTTACCATGGAAATCATGGTTCGTGCCTTTACCATTGATGCCATGGAGGATGCCTCCCATAAAGTAAACCGGAGCATGAAGGCGGCCGCAATGGCTCTGGGGGGCAAGGTGGAGATTCACGACTGCATCGGCTACCTCCCCCTGAATACGGACCGCCGGATTGCCCGTCTGTACCGGGACAACATGATAGCCTACGAACACGCGGGGGAGGATGCGTTTGTGGAGGACTGGGAGACAGCCGGTTCCACGGACCTGGGGGACATTTCCCAGATCATGCCCTGCATGCACATCTGGGCAGGCGGCATAAAAGGCGGCCTCCACACGGAAAAATACCGGATGGACGACCCTTACACTGCCTATATTGTACCTGCTAAAATGATGGCCCTTACCATCATCGACCTTTTGTGGGACGGAGGCGCGAGGGGAAAGGAAATCATGGGGAATTTCCGCCCTGCCCTGACAAAGGAAGAATACCTAAATCTCTTAAAAGACCATCAGGTGGTTGATTTATACGACGCTTCTGATTTATAA
- a CDS encoding M20/M25/M40 family metallo-hydrolase, which translates to MLSRERMQERFLELVQIYSPSGGEKEQCQWLMDYFKERGIEASIDEAGKAYGGNGGNIIAHVKGEPCNPPFCFVAHLDQIEPCKDVKPVVDGHIIRTNGTTTLGGDDKGAVASILEIVEDIVETDRPHKEFYIMFTVSEETSMQGTKHMDLSRLPCKNMVIADATGPAGIIAYKAPAMEAIRCTVRGRKAHAGIEPEKGINAVVAASGAISRMHIGRIDQETTSNIGRIEGGAATNIVTDEVTFTAEIRSHSMDKLKNEVAHMEECLKAACLEMGAAYEIEHELAYPSLEVSLDSDLYRMTAQAMEKEGIEPKPMVIGGGSDGNILAGYGCSSLILSVGMMDVHTVQEALDMDELWNATRVMSRMTEL; encoded by the coding sequence ATGCTGTCACGCGAGCGGATGCAGGAACGTTTTTTGGAATTAGTTCAGATTTACAGCCCTTCCGGCGGGGAGAAGGAGCAGTGCCAATGGCTTATGGACTATTTTAAGGAGAGAGGAATAGAGGCTTCCATAGATGAAGCCGGAAAGGCATATGGAGGAAACGGCGGTAATATTATCGCCCATGTCAAGGGCGAGCCCTGTAATCCTCCCTTCTGTTTTGTAGCCCATCTGGACCAGATTGAGCCGTGTAAGGATGTGAAGCCGGTGGTGGATGGCCATATCATCCGCACGAACGGCACCACCACCCTGGGAGGCGATGATAAGGGGGCTGTGGCCTCCATACTGGAAATCGTTGAGGATATTGTGGAGACCGACAGGCCCCACAAGGAGTTCTATATCATGTTTACCGTCTCTGAGGAGACAAGCATGCAGGGAACCAAACACATGGACCTGTCCCGCCTGCCATGCAAGAACATGGTCATAGCGGACGCGACAGGCCCGGCAGGAATCATTGCCTATAAGGCCCCGGCCATGGAGGCCATAAGGTGCACGGTGAGAGGTCGTAAGGCCCATGCGGGCATTGAACCTGAAAAAGGAATCAATGCTGTGGTGGCAGCGTCCGGGGCAATCAGCCGGATGCATATCGGGCGGATTGACCAGGAGACCACATCCAATATCGGGCGGATCGAGGGAGGGGCAGCCACCAATATCGTGACTGATGAAGTGACATTTACCGCCGAGATACGTTCCCACAGCATGGATAAGCTTAAAAATGAAGTGGCCCACATGGAGGAATGCCTGAAAGCAGCCTGCCTGGAGATGGGTGCCGCCTATGAAATAGAACATGAACTGGCATATCCTTCCCTGGAGGTAAGCCTTGACAGTGATTTGTACCGCATGACAGCCCAGGCCATGGAGAAGGAAGGAATCGAACCTAAGCCCATGGTCATCGGCGGAGGCAGCGACGGCAATATATTGGCCGGGTACGGCTGCAGCAGCCTTATATTAAGCGTTGGCATGATGGATGTACATACGGTACAGGAAGCGCTGGATATGGATGAACTCTGGAATGCTACCAGGGTTATGAGCCGGATGACAGAACTGTAA
- a CDS encoding DUF5058 family protein, with translation MDMTETRKSKRLQLLERGITKEVRMNESVNYLDYANSPLMWAAAALAVAVVVFQSILFMKRSMKAASESALTTDQVHKAIKSSVISSIGPSVVILVTMISLLVTMGAPVAWMRLSFIGSVNYEAMAAGFGAQAMGKTLQTMDTMAFACGVWTMVCGSLGWLIFTFLFCDKMDKVNHLMSKGNAKMVPIISAGAMLGAFANLASGNFFTAEGSLTFTNAPAIATIAGCVIMMILVKLSRARDIGWLREWAFAIAMFSGMFIGYAVSVI, from the coding sequence ATGGACATGACCGAAACTAGAAAATCCAAAAGACTGCAGCTTTTGGAAAGGGGAATAACCAAGGAGGTCAGAATGAACGAAAGTGTTAATTATTTGGATTATGCCAACAGTCCTCTGATGTGGGCAGCAGCGGCTTTGGCGGTAGCGGTGGTAGTGTTTCAGTCAATTCTGTTTATGAAGAGGTCTATGAAGGCGGCCAGCGAGTCGGCTCTTACCACGGACCAGGTACATAAGGCAATCAAGAGCAGTGTGATATCATCCATTGGCCCGTCCGTAGTAATCCTGGTAACCATGATATCCCTGCTGGTCACCATGGGTGCGCCGGTGGCATGGATGCGTCTGTCATTTATCGGTTCGGTCAACTATGAGGCCATGGCGGCCGGATTCGGTGCGCAGGCCATGGGAAAGACACTTCAGACCATGGATACCATGGCATTTGCCTGCGGCGTGTGGACCATGGTATGCGGCTCCCTGGGCTGGCTGATTTTCACCTTCCTGTTCTGCGATAAGATGGACAAGGTTAACCACCTGATGTCAAAGGGCAATGCCAAGATGGTTCCCATCATTTCCGCGGGCGCCATGCTGGGCGCGTTTGCTAACCTGGCTTCCGGCAACTTCTTTACGGCCGAGGGCTCCCTGACATTTACCAACGCGCCGGCAATCGCTACCATAGCGGGCTGCGTCATCATGATGATACTGGTGAAGCTGTCCAGGGCCAGGGATATCGGCTGGCTCAGGGAGTGGGCATTTGCAATCGCCATGTTCAGCGGCATGTTCATCGGATATGCTGTCAGCGTAATCTAA
- a CDS encoding Panacea domain-containing protein: MTEKGRRDFCIECRKETEYLLQKKDIVKNIRDKDYTFAITVAVCAECGEEMSIPGLIDKNVQEIDEQYRVAEGLVSVDDIEKLMKIYKIGKAPLSLALGFGEVTIPRYLEGQVPSKEYSDIVKAALASPAYMKHKLMENREKLTDAAYRKALSASESIESLFSVSDKMLRVIAYIFEKLEEVTPLMLQKLLYFIQGVYSALYGKPIFEEDCRAWIHGPVYPEVYDLFRDFKYNPIDDARFALLSGTEDALTDDEKRVIDLVVNTFGMYGGKVLEKITHNEDPWMEARKGYGDSIPSSELLPKERIMKYYILINQKYGIDTEDGLRTYIHDMLDKAS; this comes from the coding sequence ATGACAGAGAAGGGAAGAAGAGATTTCTGCATAGAGTGCAGGAAAGAGACCGAGTACCTTTTGCAGAAGAAGGACATCGTAAAGAATATAAGGGATAAGGATTATACCTTTGCAATCACCGTGGCTGTCTGTGCGGAGTGCGGTGAGGAAATGAGCATTCCAGGCCTTATTGATAAGAATGTTCAGGAAATCGATGAGCAGTACAGGGTGGCGGAAGGGCTTGTATCGGTTGACGATATCGAAAAGCTCATGAAAATCTATAAGATCGGTAAGGCTCCTCTGTCCCTGGCGCTGGGTTTCGGAGAGGTGACTATTCCGCGTTATCTGGAAGGACAGGTACCTTCCAAAGAATATTCTGATATCGTAAAGGCGGCGCTGGCATCCCCTGCCTATATGAAGCATAAGCTCATGGAAAACCGGGAGAAGCTGACGGATGCGGCATACAGGAAGGCGCTTTCGGCATCAGAAAGCATAGAGAGCCTGTTTTCCGTTTCGGATAAGATGCTCAGGGTGATCGCATATATATTTGAAAAGCTGGAAGAGGTAACGCCTCTCATGCTGCAGAAGCTCCTGTATTTTATCCAGGGCGTTTATTCTGCATTGTATGGAAAACCGATCTTTGAAGAGGACTGCAGGGCATGGATCCACGGTCCGGTTTATCCGGAGGTGTATGACCTGTTCCGGGATTTCAAATATAATCCGATCGATGATGCACGGTTCGCGCTTCTTAGTGGAACTGAGGATGCACTGACGGATGATGAGAAGCGTGTGATCGACCTTGTGGTGAATACTTTCGGGATGTATGGCGGAAAGGTGCTGGAGAAGATCACACACAATGAGGATCCCTGGATGGAGGCGAGGAAAGGATACGGCGACAGCATCCCTTCCAGTGAGCTTCTGCCGAAAGAGCGGATTATGAAGTATTATATCCTGATAAACCAGAAATACGGCATAGATACGGAGGATGGCCTGCGGACATATATCCATGATATGCTTGATAAGGCATCATGA
- a CDS encoding type II toxin-antitoxin system MqsR family toxin, which translates to MSIDQKDIEQYLSEVKEAVEKDNYRLDRNARRQDNINLFLDYVIDEAKAKEIILSLTVMDFSEILQNEHKGYEHENLYVFGKDVSLLERNGTEEKTVSLYIKFNKLENCFVIVISFHEQKHPLTYYFK; encoded by the coding sequence TTGAGCATAGATCAGAAAGACATAGAGCAGTATCTTTCCGAGGTGAAGGAAGCTGTTGAAAAGGATAATTACCGGCTTGATCGGAATGCCAGACGGCAGGATAACATCAATCTGTTTCTGGATTATGTTATTGACGAGGCAAAGGCAAAGGAGATCATATTGAGCCTTACTGTAATGGATTTTTCGGAAATCCTGCAGAATGAGCATAAGGGCTATGAACATGAGAACCTGTATGTATTTGGCAAGGATGTGTCACTTTTGGAGAGGAATGGGACGGAAGAAAAAACAGTATCTTTGTATATCAAATTCAACAAGCTGGAGAACTGTTTTGTGATCGTTATTTCGTTCCATGAACAGAAACATCCGCTTACATACTATTTCAAATAA
- a CDS encoding sigma-70 family RNA polymerase sigma factor, with protein sequence MLFRKTPTSERGNYVYRFSDGMVSVIAEGDEAAVWIKSLHSFDDAEVYNNIKNSRPQLESWQKKALEEWKAQHPGEEPEKNWNLSMDGLMMTENPDTSTYAKQLAEMAAEEPDPLKELLYEILSRLPEDDQELYRLYYVEGYSQEEIAEMKDVSQNTISKKLRRIKKQLTEMCRNAV encoded by the coding sequence ATGTTATTCAGAAAAACACCGACAAGTGAGAGAGGCAACTATGTGTACAGGTTCAGTGACGGGATGGTATCCGTTATTGCGGAGGGTGATGAGGCGGCGGTCTGGATCAAGTCGCTCCATTCCTTCGATGATGCTGAGGTCTATAACAACATCAAGAACAGCAGACCGCAGCTTGAATCCTGGCAGAAGAAGGCTCTGGAAGAGTGGAAGGCTCAGCATCCGGGTGAAGAGCCGGAGAAGAATTGGAATCTGTCGATGGACGGATTGATGATGACTGAGAATCCAGATACCAGCACTTATGCGAAGCAGCTTGCGGAGATGGCGGCGGAAGAGCCGGATCCGCTGAAGGAGCTTCTTTATGAGATTCTTTCAAGGCTGCCGGAGGACGATCAGGAATTGTATCGTCTGTATTATGTGGAGGGCTATTCACAGGAAGAGATTGCGGAGATGAAAGACGTGTCACAGAACACAATCTCTAAGAAGCTTCGCAGGATCAAGAAGCAGCTGACCGAGATGTGCAGGAACGCAGTATAA